The following coding sequences lie in one Miscanthus floridulus cultivar M001 chromosome 9, ASM1932011v1, whole genome shotgun sequence genomic window:
- the LOC136482994 gene encoding probable E3 ubiquitin-protein ligase EDA40, giving the protein MPRAYHQYLKGGMHIHIHIIIDRKWKQNKLAGSMAFNDDEKPATTPNPNGVNKQGLVTMRIPKYSKKDVALTVDSVTAMVEIEATSSTAVREGLDLVAVVDVSGSMRGHKIESVKKALQFVIMKLTPVDRLSIVTFESSAKRLTPLRSMTQAAQSDLKTIVGRLVADGGTDIKAGLDLGLAVLGDRVLTVSRTANIFLMSDGKPEGKSSGDPRQVDPGEVSVYTFGFGQGTDHKLLTDIAKKSPGGTYSTVPDGTNLSAPFAQLLGGLLTVVAQDVQLTLTPKTGDGDLDTMAVAPGTDYTQTTDANGVITITFGTLFSAETRKVAVNFTLKQSSESEAYNATLAVARHSYAAEETRQPAQNIQRLRTTEPSSPGVAGSEERSVQAEEVRRQHADMICKASELADGGKLDRARDKIMDAQNALEDIMLDDGDRMVNALRAELLRLLEYMESQKLYNKLGHPYALATIISHGRQRAAGRGDEEVISLYVTPRMIAYLEQAKKFEENPQAPVPTADKDVEQELAANPLAAFSAPLAFYLENAIQALQAIQKIISATTI; this is encoded by the exons ATGCCGAGAGCCTATCATCAGTATTTAAAGGGAGGTATGCATATACACATTCATATCATCATAGATAGAAAGTGGAAGCAGAATAAG CTGGCAGGTTCGATGGCGTTCAACGACGATGAGAAGCCTGCTACTACTCCGAATCCGAATGGAG TGAACAAACAGGGTCTAGTGACGATGAGGATTCCGAAGTACAGCAAGAAAGATGTGGCTCTCACGGTGGACTCAGTGACGGCAATGGTGGAGATCGAGGCAACATCCTCCACCGCCGTGAGGGAGGGCCTGGacctggtggcggtggtggacgtGAGCGGCAGCATGCGAGGGCACAAGATCGAGAGCGTGAAGAAGGCCCTGCAGTTCGTGATCATGAAGCTTACCCCTGTGGACCGCCTCTCCATCGTCACCTTCGAAAGCAGCGCCAAGAGGCTCACACCGCTACGTTCCATGACCCAAGCTGCCCAGAGCGACCTCAAGACAATCGTCGGCCGCCTGGTTGCCGACGGTGGGACCGACATCAAGGCCGGCCTTGACTTGGGACTGGCTGTCCTCGGCGACCGTGTGCTCACGGTGTCCCGCACCGCCAACATCTTCCTCATGTCCGACGGGAAGCCGGAGGGGAAGTCCTCCGGTGACCCGAGGCAAGTCGACCCCGGCGAGGTGTCTGTCTACACCTTTGGTTTCGGCCAGGGCACAGACCACAAG CTGCTCACCGACATCGCCAAGAAATCCCCCGGCGGAACGTACAGCACCGTGCCCGACGGGACGAACCTGAGCGCGCCCTTCGCGCAGCTGTTGGGTGGCCTCCTCACCGTGGTGGCGCAGGACGTGCAGCTGACCCTCACCCCAAAGACGGGCGACGGCGACCTGGACACGATGGCGGTGGCCCCCGGAACGGACTACACGCAGACCACCGACGCCAACGGCGTGATCACCATCACGTTCGGCACCCTCTTCAGTGCAGAGACGCGCAAGGTTGCCGTCAACTTCACTCTCAAGCAAAGCTCCGAGAGCGAGGCCTACAACGCGACCTTAGCCGTCGCGAGGCACAGCTACGCCGCCGAGGAAACGCGGCAGCCAGCCCAGAACATTCAGCGGCTGCGCACCACGGAGCCGAGCTCTCCTGGCGTCGCCGGCAGCGAGGAGCGGTCGGTGCAGGCTGAGGAGGTACGCCGGCAGCACGCCGACATGATCTGCAAGGCTAGCGAGCTGGCAGATGGCGGGAAACTGGACCGCGCGCGGGATAAGATTATGGACGCCCAGAACGCGCTGGAGGACATCATGCTGGACGACGGCGACAGGATGGTGAACGCGCTCCGAGCCGAGCTGCTGCGGCTGCTGGAATACATGGAGTCACAGAAGCTCTACAACAAGCTGGGCCACCCCTACGCGCTCGCCACCATCATCTCCCATGGTCGCCAGCGTGCCGCTGGAAGGGGCGACGAGGAGGTCATCTCCCTCTACGTCACGCCGCGCATGATCGCCTACCTCGAGCAGGCCAAGAAGTTCGAGGAGAACCCGCAAGCGCCGGTACCCACCGCGGACAAGGACGTCGAGCAGGAGCTGGCTGCCAACCCACTCGCCGCCTTCTCCGCCCCGCTCGCCTTCTACCTGGAAAACGCCATCCAGGCGCTGCAGGCCATCCAGAAGATCATCAGCGCCACCACAATTTGA